The Microbacterium horticulturae region TCATCGCCGGCGGGGTCGAATCGATGAGCCGGGTACCGCTCGGCTCGTCCGCGGCAGGCGGCTCGCCGACCTCACCGCGGATGCGGGAGCGCTACCCGGACGGGCTGGTGAACCAGGGCGTATCGGCCGAACTCATCGCCGCGAGATGGGGGTTCGACCGCCACACCCTCGACGCCTTCTCGGCAGAGTCGCACCGCCGCGCCGCCGCCGCGTGGGAGGCGCACCGGTTCGACCGCGAGCTGATCCCCGTGCCGGTCGAGGGCGGCGAGGTCGCCGTCGATGAGACCGTCCGCGCCGGCACCACCGTTGAGAAGCTCGCCGGACTTGCGGCATCCTTCCGTGACGACGACACCGCCGCGCGATTCCCTCAGATCGGCTGGAACATCACCCCCGGCAACTCCTCGCCGCTGACCGACGGGGCCTCTGCCCTGCTGATCATGAGCGAAGACAAGGCCGGCGAGCTCGGCCTGACCCCGCGGGCGCGGTTCCATTCGTTCGCGGTCGTCGGCGACGACCCGCTCTACATGCTGACCGGTCCGATCCCCGCCACGAAGAAGGTCCTCGACCGCGCGGGCCTTTCCATCGACGACATCGACGCGTACGAGGTCAACGAGGCCTTCGCCCCCGTGCCACTGGCCTGGGCGCACGAGACCGGCGCCGACCCGGCCAAATTGAACCCCTGGGGCGGCGCGATCGCGCTCGGCCATCCACTCGGTGCCACCGGCGCGCGCCTCATGGGCACATTGCTCTCGTACCTGGAGGCCACCGGCGGCCGCTACGGCCTGCAGACCATGTGCGAAGGTGGCGGCATGGCCAACGCCACCGTCATCGAGAGGCTCTGAGCGCACCCGGTCAGCGGCGTCGCGCGTTCACAACTCATCCAATCCGCGCCGTCAGGGGGGTGGATGCCGCGGCTCGAGGCTGCTCGACGCCCAGATCGACTGAGTCCTGCCCGGCACCCGCACCGCGACCTCACGCTGTGGGCGGGCGGCAGCCCACACAGCGGGGGCGTGGCGCCTTCACAGACACCACGCCCCTACAGCGGCCGAGTGCGTCAGCTCGCCGCGACCGGCACCCGGTCGGCGTCCGCCACTCCGGAGGCCTCGGCCGCGGCATCCACCGTCTCGTCCTCGTCCGAGTCGTCGGCGAACGGCAGGCCCTCGCGCGGAGCGTTGTAGAGGTCGAGGTCGAGAATGCCCTCGCGCTTGGCGACGATCGTCGGTACGAGCGCTTGACCGGCGACGTTGATCGCCGTGCGGCCCATGTCGAGGATCGGATCGATGGCCAGCAGCAGGCCGACGCCCTCCAACGGCAGACCCAGGGTCGACAGCGTCAGGGTGAGCATCACCGTGGCCCCGGTCGTGCCGGCGGTCGCGGCCGAGCCGAACACCGAGACCACGACGATGAGGATGTACTGGATGGGCGAGAGCGTCACCCCGAAGAACTGCGCGACGAAGATCGCGGCAATGGCCGGGTAGATGGCCGCGCAGCCGTCCATCTTCGTCGTCGATCCGAACGGCACAGCGAACGATGCGTAGGCGCGCGGCACGCCGAGGTTGCGCTCGGTGACACGCTCGGTCACCGGCAGCGTACCGATCGACGAGCGGCTCACGAAGCCGAGCTGCACCGCCGGCCACACGCCCGAGAAGTACTGTTTGATCGACAGCCCGTGCGTCTTGACGAGGATCGGGTAGACGACGAACAGCACGATGCCCAGGCCGATGTACACAGCGCCGGCGAACCAGGCCAGTGACGCCAGCTTCTCCCAGCCGTAGTTGACCACGGCGCTGGCGATCAGGCCGAGGGTGCCGATCGGCGCGATGCGGATGATCCACCACAGCACCCGCTGGATGACCTTCAGGAACGACTCGACGAACGCGAGGAACGGCTCGGCCTTGCGCCCGGCCTTCAGCGCCGCGATGCCGATGGCGGCCGAGACGACGATGACCTGCAGGATGTTGAAGCTCACAGCCGAGCTGACCGCATCGCCGTCGAGCGAGCTCGACACCTGCAGCCCGAGGAAGTTCTGCGGGATGAGTCCGATGAGGAAGTTCCACCACGTGCCGACATGGCTCGGCTCACCGGCCTCGAGTCCTTCTCCCGCACGTGCGCCGGGCTTGATGACCAGACCCAGCACAATGCCGATCGACACGGCGATGAACGCCGTGATCGCGAACCAGATCAGCGTCTGGCCCGCCAGCCGCGCCGCGTTGCGCACGCGGCGGAGGTTCGAGATACTCGCGACGATCGCCGCGAACACGAGGGGCACGACGGCGGCCTTCAGCAGCGTCACGTACGACGAGCCGATGACCCCGAGCGTCGCGGTCAGGCCGTTGTCGTTGCCCTCGGCGTCGGGACCGATCGCCCGGGCCCACAGGCCGAGGGCGATACCCAGGACGAGGGCGACCAGGATCTGGAACCCGAAGTTCGTGAGGACGCGACGGACGGGGCCGCGCTCGTCCTTCTTCTTGGCGATTGCTGTGCTGCTGCTCATAGGGATTGATCGTAGGGATGCCGCGGACACCGCCGGGCGAGCGTGACGAAGAGTGACGACACGCGGCGTAATTTCGCACTATTCACAAATTCATGAACTACGCGTACACTCGTCGCTCATGACCACCGTCATCCACACAGAGTCGCTGCACAAGCACTATCGCCGCGTCCACGCACTCGATGGCCTCGACCTGAGCGTCGAGGCCGGTCAGGTGCACGGCTTCCTCGGTCCGAACGGCGCCGGCAAGACCACGACGATCCGCATTCTGCTGGGTCTCGCACGCAAGACGAGAGGCGCGGCATCCGTCTTCGGACTCGATCCCTGGAACGATGCCGTCGCCGTCCACCGGCGCACCGCCTCTGTACCCGGCGACGTGAGCGTGTGGCCCAACCTCTCCGGGGGCGAAGCCATCGACCTGCTCGCGCGCCTGCGCGGCGCCGCGCACCGCGACCGCGGGTATCGGGCCGAGCGCGACCGCCTGGCGGAGGCCTTCGACTTCGACCCGCGGCCCAAGGGCCGCAGCTATTCGAAGGGCAACCGGCAGAAGATTGCGCTCATCGCGGCGTTCGCGGTGCCCGCCGATCTGTACATCCTCGACGAGCCGACGAGCGGCCTCGATCCCCTGATGGAGGTCGCCTTCCGCGACGAGATCACCCGGGTGCGGGATGCCGGAGCCACCGTGCTCCTGTCGAGCCACATCCTCTCCGAGGTCGAGCTGCTCTGCGACCGTGTCTCGATCATTCGGGCCGGGCGCATCGTCGAGTCGGGGACCCTCGACGAGTTGCGCCACCTGACCCGCTCGGAGGTCTCGTTCGAGGCCGCCGATCTCGCCGCCCTCGAGGGCATCGCCGCCGCCCACGACGCCGCGTTCGCATCGGGCCGGGCGACGTTCACGGTCGACAGCGACGACGTCGACGCCGTGCTGCCCGAGCTCGCTCGGCGCAAGGTCTCAGGGCTGCGCATCGCGCCGCCGTCGCTCGAGGAGCTGTTCCTGCGCCACTACGGCGACGACCTGGAGAAGATCGAGGCGAGCAAGCGATGATCGGCGCCCTCCTGCGCCAGCGCTTGCGCCGCGATTGGCTGCAGCTGCTGCTGTGGATCCTCGGCACCGCGCTGATGGCCTACGCCGGCTACTCGGGTGTCACCCAGTCGTACGGCACGCTCGAAGACCGACAGAACATCCTCGCCGCCGCCCTCGCCAACCCGGTGATCCTCATGTTCCGTGGCCTGCCGTCGGGGGCGAGCGAGGGTGCGTTCCTCGCGTTCGAGGTGCTCCCCTGGCTCGCGATCCTCGCCGCGCTCATGTCGCTCTTCCTCGCCGTGCGCCACACCCGCGCCGACGAAGAGGCCGGCCGCAGCGAACTTCTGTCGGCCACCCCGGCCGCGCGCACGCTGCCGACCGTCGCGACGATCATCCACGGCATCCTCGCTGACGTCGTCCTCGCGGTGCTCACAGCCCTCGCCCTGATGTCGACGGGGCTGGATGCCGCGGGCTCGGCCCTCACCGGAGCGGCCGCCGGCGCGACGGGTATAGCGTTCTTGGGCATCGGCCTGATCGCAGCGCAGCTCATGCGCACTTCGCGCGGCGCCAACTCGCTCACCGTCTGGGTGCTCGTGGCGACGTTCCTGCTGCGGGGAATCGGCAACGCGGCAGGCACGCCCAGCGACGACCTCACGCACATCACGAGCGCGTGGCCCGCGTGGATCTCGCCGTTCGGCTGGGCCGAGCAGACCCGCCCCTACGATGCGAACAACGGGTGGCCGGTCGCGCTCGCGCTCGTCGTCGGCATCGGCCTCGCCGTGGTCGCGGCGCTGCTGCAGTCTGCGCGCGACATGGGGGCGAGCTTCATCGCGCCGCGGATGGGCCGCGTGCACGCCCGCCCCGCGCTGTCATCAACCCATGCCCTGGTCTGGCGCCTGTCGGGCGGGTCGCTGATCGGCTGGGCCGTGGGCGGCGCTCTCACCGGCATCCTCGCCACCACCCTGGGCGGCGTGATCGACCAGGTCTCGACCGAGAACCCTGCCGTGGCCGACATCCTGACGAAGATCGCCCAGTCGGGCACCCTCGACGAGGCCATGGTGACGGTCTTCTTCACGATGCTCGGGATCGTGGCGGGATGCTGCGCGGTCCAGACGGTGGCCCGCGCCCGGCAGGAAGAGTCCCATGGCACGGCCGAGCCGGTGCTTTCCACGC contains the following coding sequences:
- a CDS encoding ABC transporter ATP-binding protein, producing the protein MTTVIHTESLHKHYRRVHALDGLDLSVEAGQVHGFLGPNGAGKTTTIRILLGLARKTRGAASVFGLDPWNDAVAVHRRTASVPGDVSVWPNLSGGEAIDLLARLRGAAHRDRGYRAERDRLAEAFDFDPRPKGRSYSKGNRQKIALIAAFAVPADLYILDEPTSGLDPLMEVAFRDEITRVRDAGATVLLSSHILSEVELLCDRVSIIRAGRIVESGTLDELRHLTRSEVSFEAADLAALEGIAAAHDAAFASGRATFTVDSDDVDAVLPELARRKVSGLRIAPPSLEELFLRHYGDDLEKIEASKR
- a CDS encoding ABC transporter permease; amino-acid sequence: MIGALLRQRLRRDWLQLLLWILGTALMAYAGYSGVTQSYGTLEDRQNILAAALANPVILMFRGLPSGASEGAFLAFEVLPWLAILAALMSLFLAVRHTRADEEAGRSELLSATPAARTLPTVATIIHGILADVVLAVLTALALMSTGLDAAGSALTGAAAGATGIAFLGIGLIAAQLMRTSRGANSLTVWVLVATFLLRGIGNAAGTPSDDLTHITSAWPAWISPFGWAEQTRPYDANNGWPVALALVVGIGLAVVAALLQSARDMGASFIAPRMGRVHARPALSSTHALVWRLSGGSLIGWAVGGALTGILATTLGGVIDQVSTENPAVADILTKIAQSGTLDEAMVTVFFTMLGIVAGCCAVQTVARARQEESHGTAEPVLSTPTRRVVWLADYLIVATCAVLIVIAAAVVFAFVGMASSGGGADIARTVLVDGAGQAVAASVFTVITALVFVLAPRATIGLAWALLLIATMLGMFGPLFGFPDWTTSISPFGVTPVVSQGEVDVRGLWWLLLAVAVGAAASLTFMRRRELATNG
- a CDS encoding thiolase family protein — protein: MSAAVIVDAVRTPSGRGKLGGALSGVHPVDLGALVLSSILERNGLESSQIDDVLMGCVSQIGDQSVNLARNAVLAAGFDETVPATTIDRQCGSSQQAAHFAAQGVIAGAYDVVIAGGVESMSRVPLGSSAAGGSPTSPRMRERYPDGLVNQGVSAELIAARWGFDRHTLDAFSAESHRRAAAAWEAHRFDRELIPVPVEGGEVAVDETVRAGTTVEKLAGLAASFRDDDTAARFPQIGWNITPGNSSPLTDGASALLIMSEDKAGELGLTPRARFHSFAVVGDDPLYMLTGPIPATKKVLDRAGLSIDDIDAYEVNEAFAPVPLAWAHETGADPAKLNPWGGAIALGHPLGATGARLMGTLLSYLEATGGRYGLQTMCEGGGMANATVIERL
- a CDS encoding dicarboxylate/amino acid:cation symporter, with the translated sequence MSSSTAIAKKKDERGPVRRVLTNFGFQILVALVLGIALGLWARAIGPDAEGNDNGLTATLGVIGSSYVTLLKAAVVPLVFAAIVASISNLRRVRNAARLAGQTLIWFAITAFIAVSIGIVLGLVIKPGARAGEGLEAGEPSHVGTWWNFLIGLIPQNFLGLQVSSSLDGDAVSSAVSFNILQVIVVSAAIGIAALKAGRKAEPFLAFVESFLKVIQRVLWWIIRIAPIGTLGLIASAVVNYGWEKLASLAWFAGAVYIGLGIVLFVVYPILVKTHGLSIKQYFSGVWPAVQLGFVSRSSIGTLPVTERVTERNLGVPRAYASFAVPFGSTTKMDGCAAIYPAIAAIFVAQFFGVTLSPIQYILIVVVSVFGSAATAGTTGATVMLTLTLSTLGLPLEGVGLLLAIDPILDMGRTAINVAGQALVPTIVAKREGILDLDLYNAPREGLPFADDSDEDETVDAAAEASGVADADRVPVAAS